In Massilia forsythiae, one DNA window encodes the following:
- a CDS encoding beta-galactosidase, whose protein sequence is MPSFASNDASPSACGAAGADAMQDVMQCVAAPTRLALPTRLARLVRLVLAALAGTALGGAGVAQELGIPQASDAAAVQARPVQAPPAAQAVRAAGVAAAPLAGARNEPRQVSWDRYSLLVDGKRIVLWSGEIHPFRLPDPAQWRDVIQKMKALGFNGVSFYFDWAYHSPAPGVYDFTGVRDMERALATAEEEGMYVIARPGPYVNAELSGGGFPGWMLRNKAEARTDDPVYLAAMDEWMTRINAIIARHQITNGGGNVIAYQLENELGKVEPKHARMMEHLAAKARRDGITVPMFHNAAGRLPDWTPKGSGAPWTNPGPTDLYAFDGYPGGTCDVHADPRGPARAPDWGMYAAPGPKSGALSSPATPGFLAEIGAGWFDYWGSNGTYDCTAQRQGTGYQRVFYGTDLINRITIHNLYMAFGGTSWGWLPGPIVYTSYDYGAPIAEDRGLRPKALGLKQQGMFVQAAEPVLARMDKGAPVKTTSDRVKVYHNVNQELGAHVLFAVHSPSDLTGDDRFRFDLATRDGSYTIESRLNGQDGKMLLAGVDLQRQRLVYSTSELQAQFRNGARDIVLLQGRGGEQAETVLRYAGAPKVEVLAGQVASRFDAGRGDLRLAYTHGGLARVRISGGGRAPLLLLLADEATSQRFWLQDVGKGADAGKVLQLTPALVRSSTLAGGTLALTGDTAEDSTLEIWGPAFAALSFNGQPLAFRAQPDGSVRSGVVPGPARVALPDLGRAAWTRRMDSPEAQPAFDDSAWAKADRRASAAQTWTLPERGQPTLAMSDYGFHHGDVWYRGHVDIGAVRADRLELFYGGGGGGMLQVWVDGRFAGQHELDTGRSFPETTDSVKLALGDLAPGRHVIAAMVRNNSHNWDLMADDAHREARGLISASLTSKGGRRFAVPIEWRIQGNRGGEDIFDKLRGPLNNGGLYGEREGWYLPLTGAAATADAGWAAARAEDAPPAPGTYWLRTRVKLDLPEGHDVQLGLAFGDAAQPRSARENRALIFVNGWNMGQFIAHVGPQRTFVIPPGILDPHGDNTIALAVTTDGKPENALEPVRLVTLRAVRGGVAPASVTPGGGGG, encoded by the coding sequence GTGCCGAGTTTTGCTTCGAACGATGCGTCGCCGTCCGCGTGCGGCGCGGCAGGTGCGGATGCCATGCAGGATGTGATGCAGTGCGTCGCCGCGCCCACGCGCTTGGCGCTGCCGACGCGCTTGGCGCGGCTGGTGCGGCTGGTGCTGGCCGCGCTTGCAGGCACGGCGCTCGGCGGCGCCGGCGTGGCGCAGGAACTGGGCATTCCGCAGGCCTCGGATGCGGCGGCGGTGCAAGCGCGGCCAGTGCAAGCGCCGCCGGCCGCGCAGGCCGTGCGGGCAGCCGGCGTCGCGGCGGCGCCGCTGGCGGGCGCCAGGAACGAGCCCAGGCAGGTCAGTTGGGACCGGTACTCGCTGCTGGTCGACGGCAAGCGCATCGTGCTGTGGTCAGGCGAGATCCATCCGTTCCGCCTGCCCGACCCGGCGCAGTGGCGCGACGTCATCCAGAAGATGAAGGCGCTCGGCTTCAATGGCGTCTCCTTCTATTTCGACTGGGCCTACCATTCGCCGGCGCCGGGCGTCTACGATTTCACGGGCGTGCGCGACATGGAGCGCGCGCTGGCGACCGCCGAGGAAGAGGGCATGTACGTCATCGCCCGTCCCGGCCCCTACGTGAACGCCGAACTGTCCGGCGGCGGCTTTCCGGGCTGGATGCTGCGCAACAAGGCCGAGGCGCGCACCGACGATCCGGTCTACCTGGCCGCCATGGACGAATGGATGACCCGGATTAACGCCATCATCGCGCGCCACCAGATAACGAATGGCGGCGGCAACGTGATCGCCTACCAGCTCGAGAACGAGCTGGGCAAGGTCGAGCCCAAGCACGCGCGCATGATGGAACACCTGGCCGCCAAGGCCAGGCGCGACGGCATCACGGTACCGATGTTCCACAACGCCGCCGGGCGCCTGCCCGACTGGACGCCGAAGGGATCCGGCGCGCCCTGGACCAATCCGGGACCGACCGACCTGTACGCCTTCGACGGCTACCCCGGCGGCACCTGCGACGTGCACGCCGACCCGCGCGGCCCGGCGCGCGCGCCCGACTGGGGCATGTATGCGGCGCCGGGACCGAAGTCCGGCGCGCTGTCCTCACCCGCCACGCCGGGCTTCCTGGCCGAGATCGGCGCCGGCTGGTTCGACTACTGGGGCTCGAACGGCACGTATGACTGCACCGCCCAGCGCCAGGGCACCGGCTATCAGCGCGTGTTCTACGGCACCGACCTGATCAATCGCATCACCATCCACAACCTGTACATGGCCTTCGGCGGCACCTCGTGGGGCTGGCTGCCGGGGCCGATCGTGTACACCTCGTACGACTACGGCGCGCCGATCGCCGAAGACCGCGGCCTGCGCCCCAAGGCGCTGGGCCTGAAGCAGCAGGGCATGTTCGTGCAGGCGGCCGAGCCGGTGCTGGCGCGCATGGACAAGGGCGCGCCGGTCAAGACGACCAGCGACAGGGTCAAGGTCTACCACAACGTCAACCAGGAACTCGGCGCGCACGTGCTGTTCGCCGTGCACAGCCCGTCCGACCTCACCGGCGACGACCGCTTCCGCTTCGACCTGGCCACGCGCGACGGCAGCTACACGATCGAATCGCGCCTGAACGGCCAGGACGGCAAGATGCTGCTGGCCGGCGTCGATTTGCAGCGCCAGCGCCTGGTGTATTCGACCTCCGAGCTGCAGGCGCAATTCCGGAACGGCGCGCGCGACATCGTGCTGCTGCAGGGCCGCGGCGGCGAGCAGGCCGAGACCGTGCTGCGCTACGCGGGCGCGCCCAAGGTCGAGGTGCTGGCCGGGCAGGTGGCGTCCAGGTTCGACGCCGGGCGCGGCGATTTGCGCCTGGCCTACACGCACGGGGGCCTGGCGCGCGTGCGCATCAGCGGCGGCGGACGGGCGCCGCTGCTCCTGCTGCTGGCGGACGAAGCGACCAGCCAGCGCTTCTGGCTGCAGGATGTAGGTAAAGGCGCGGACGCCGGCAAGGTGCTGCAGCTGACGCCGGCGCTGGTGCGATCAAGCACGCTGGCGGGCGGCACGCTGGCTCTCACCGGCGACACCGCCGAGGACAGCACGCTGGAAATCTGGGGGCCGGCCTTCGCCGCGCTCAGCTTCAACGGCCAGCCCCTGGCTTTCCGCGCGCAGCCGGACGGCAGCGTCAGGAGCGGCGTCGTGCCCGGCCCCGCGCGCGTGGCGCTGCCCGACCTCGGCCGCGCGGCCTGGACGCGGCGCATGGACAGTCCCGAGGCGCAGCCCGCCTTCGACGACAGCGCCTGGGCCAAGGCCGACCGGCGCGCCTCGGCCGCCCAGACCTGGACCCTGCCCGAGCGCGGCCAGCCGACCCTGGCGATGAGCGACTACGGCTTTCACCACGGCGACGTCTGGTACCGCGGCCACGTCGACATCGGCGCCGTCCGCGCCGACCGGCTGGAACTGTTCTACGGCGGCGGGGGCGGCGGCATGCTCCAGGTCTGGGTCGACGGCCGCTTCGCCGGCCAGCACGAACTCGACACCGGCCGTTCCTTCCCCGAGACCACCGACAGCGTCAAGCTGGCGCTGGGCGACCTGGCGCCGGGCCGGCACGTGATCGCCGCCATGGTGCGCAACAACTCGCACAACTGGGACCTGATGGCGGACGACGCCCACCGCGAGGCGCGCGGCCTGATATCGGCCTCGCTGACGTCGAAGGGCGGGCGCCGCTTCGCCGTGCCGATCGAGTGGCGCATCCAGGGCAACCGCGGCGGCGAGGACATCTTCGATAAGCTGCGCGGGCCGCTCAACAACGGCGGGCTGTACGGCGAGCGGGAAGGGTGGTACCTGCCGCTCACCGGCGCCGCTGCGACGGCGGACGCCGGCTGGGCCGCGGCCAGGGCGGAGGATGCGCCGCCGGCGCCCGGCACCTACTGGCTGCGCACCCGCGTCAAGCTGGACCTGCCCGAGGGCCACGACGTCCAGCTCGGCCTGGCCTTCGGCGACGCCGCGCAGCCGCGCTCCGCGCGCGAAAACCGCGCGCTGATCTTCGTGAACGGCTGGAACATGGGCCAGTTCATCGCCCACGTCGGCCCGCAGCGCACTTTCGTGATCCCGCCGGGCATCCTCGATCCGCACGGCGACAACACCATCGCGCTGGCGGTGACCACCGACGGCAAGCCGGAGAATGCGCTGGAGCCGGTGCGGCTGGTGACGCTGCGCGCCGTGCGCGGCGGGGTGGCGCCGGCAAGCGTGACGCCTGGCGGAGGAGGCGGATAG